In Escherichia ruysiae, a genomic segment contains:
- a CDS encoding fimbria/pilus periplasmic chaperone has translation MKLSTYFLATALLLSNSVAQAGVIVGGTRVIYNGDKKETSLHLKNPDKSSYLIQSWVDGDPQTNAKAPFIITPPLFRLGATEENALRIIRAGGNLPTDRETMYWMNIKTIPATEKQENVNTLQIAIKTRIKLIYRPHEISSTLPEQVVKNLTWRRSGQQITVTNPTAYYMNFSQVKIGGKALPDATYVAPMSSATFQIPANTTGNVSWTIISDYGAAGDVHNASL, from the coding sequence ATGAAATTATCGACTTATTTTCTTGCTACTGCATTGTTATTATCCAACTCTGTTGCACAGGCGGGTGTCATTGTTGGAGGAACACGAGTTATTTATAACGGCGATAAAAAAGAAACGTCTCTGCACCTGAAAAATCCGGATAAATCCTCCTACCTTATTCAATCATGGGTCGATGGAGATCCGCAAACCAACGCCAAAGCCCCTTTTATTATTACCCCCCCTCTGTTCCGCCTGGGCGCCACTGAAGAAAATGCGTTGCGCATTATTCGCGCTGGCGGCAATCTGCCGACAGATCGCGAAACGATGTACTGGATGAATATTAAAACGATACCTGCAACTGAAAAGCAGGAAAATGTCAACACCTTGCAAATTGCCATTAAAACGCGAATTAAATTGATTTATCGACCACATGAGATTTCGTCCACATTACCAGAACAAGTCGTGAAAAATTTGACCTGGCGACGTAGCGGACAGCAAATCACTGTCACCAACCCAACTGCTTACTATATGAACTTCAGTCAGGTCAAGATTGGCGGAAAAGCATTACCTGATGCCACATATGTTGCTCCTATGAGTAGTGCGACATTTCAAATTCCAGCCAACACAACAGGAAATGTAAGCTGGACAATCATCAGTGATTACGGTGCAGCAGGCGACGTACACAACGCTTCTTTGTAA
- a CDS encoding fimbrial protein: MKFKLAALVLVTTAGLSSVASADDGKINFIGDIIESGCEVNSTLSSPMTVKLGTIAKTAFNATAGTTAANTKFTLVLKNCPNELKNVAVKYDGTPDQINQDALQVTDYGTTGVAKGVAIQLMNSSGSVLPLGTESDSTALNSTGDTNLDFFARYIATEDTIAVGSANGTVNFTLAYN; encoded by the coding sequence ATGAAATTCAAACTAGCCGCTCTGGTTTTAGTAACAACCGCTGGTCTTAGCTCTGTCGCCTCTGCAGATGATGGTAAAATAAATTTTATTGGAGATATCATTGAATCAGGCTGTGAAGTTAACAGTACGCTGTCATCTCCAATGACAGTGAAATTAGGCACAATTGCTAAAACAGCTTTTAACGCTACGGCTGGGACTACTGCTGCAAATACCAAATTTACACTGGTATTAAAAAATTGCCCGAATGAGCTCAAAAATGTTGCTGTTAAATACGATGGTACTCCGGATCAGATCAACCAGGATGCTTTACAAGTTACTGATTACGGTACAACCGGTGTAGCAAAAGGTGTTGCAATTCAGCTCATGAATTCTTCCGGTAGCGTGCTACCTCTCGGTACTGAATCCGATAGCACGGCTCTCAATAGCACTGGCGACACTAACCTGGACTTCTTTGCACGTTATATCGCTACAGAAGATACCATAGCGGTTGGTAGTGCAAATGGTACTGTGAACTTTACGTTAGCGTATAACTAA
- the pabC gene encoding aminodeoxychorismate lyase — translation MFLINGKCNNELPACDRSIQFGDGCFTTAVINCGQVVLLTAHLTRLREACSRLSIPYSDWSILEDEMQSLARQAERGVLKVIITRGSGGRGYSIAHCESPGRILSVSPFPEHYTRWRREGITLALSPVRLGRNPYLAGIKHLNRLEQVLIRSHLEQTNADEALVLDSDGWVTECCAANLFWRKGNVVYTPRLDQAGVNGIMRQFCIGLLAQSSYQLVEVQASLEEVMQADEMVVCNALMPVIPVRACGEASFSSTTLYEYLAPLCEHPN, via the coding sequence ATGTTTTTAATTAATGGAAAATGTAACAATGAGTTACCGGCTTGTGACAGGAGCATACAGTTCGGTGATGGATGTTTTACAACGGCTGTGATAAACTGTGGGCAGGTAGTACTCTTGACCGCGCATTTAACACGTTTACGTGAAGCCTGCTCCCGTTTAAGCATTCCTTATTCCGACTGGTCTATACTGGAAGATGAGATGCAAAGTCTGGCACGACAAGCTGAGCGTGGCGTTTTAAAAGTTATTATCACTCGCGGCAGTGGTGGTCGAGGATATAGCATCGCCCACTGCGAATCGCCTGGGCGCATTTTATCTGTCTCCCCCTTTCCTGAACATTACACCCGCTGGCGGCGGGAAGGTATTACTCTGGCGCTAAGTCCAGTACGCCTTGGACGTAATCCTTATCTCGCAGGAATTAAACATCTTAATCGGCTTGAGCAAGTACTGATCCGCTCTCATCTTGAGCAGACAAACGCCGATGAGGCGCTGGTTCTTGACAGCGATGGGTGGGTTACGGAATGCTGTGCGGCTAATTTGTTCTGGCGCAAGGGCAACGTAGTTTATACGCCGCGTCTGGATCAGGCTGGTGTCAACGGCATTATGCGACAATTCTGCATCGGTTTACTGGCACAATCCTCTTATCAGCTTGTCGAAGTACAAGCCTCGCTGGAGGAGGTGATGCAGGCAGATGAGATGGTAGTCTGTAATGCGTTGATGCCAGTGATTCCCGTGCGTGCCTGTGGCGAAGCCTCCTTTTCGTCAACAACGCTATATGAATATTTAGCCCCACTTTGTGAGCACCCGAATTAG
- the yceG gene encoding cell division protein YceG: MKKVLLIVLLLLVVLGIAAGVGVWKVRHLADSKLLIKEETIFTLKPGTGRLALGEQLYADKIINRPRVFQWLLRIEPDLSHFKAGTYRFTPQMTVREMLKLLESGKEAQFPLRLVEGMRLSDYLKQLREAPYVKHTLSDDKYTTVAQALELEKPEWIEGWFWPDTWMYTANTTDVALLKRAHKKMLKAVDSAWEGRADGLPYKDKNQLVTMASIIEKETAVASERDQVASVFINRLRIGMRLQTDPTVIYGMGERYNGKLSRADLETPTAYNTYTITGLPPGAIATPGADSLKAAAHPAKTPYLYFVADGKGGHTFNTNLASHNKSVQDYLKVLKEKNAQ; the protein is encoded by the coding sequence ATGAAAAAAGTGTTATTGATTGTCTTGTTATTGCTGGTGGTACTGGGTATCGCCGCTGGTGTGGGCGTCTGGAAGGTTCGCCATCTCGCCGACAGCAAATTACTTATTAAAGAAGAGACGATATTTACCCTCAAACCGGGAACCGGACGTCTGGCGCTCGGTGAACAGCTTTATGCCGATAAGATCATCAATCGCCCACGGGTATTTCAATGGCTGCTGCGTATCGAACCGGATCTTTCTCACTTCAAAGCCGGAACTTACCGCTTTACACCGCAGATGACTGTGCGTGAGATGCTGAAATTGCTGGAAAGCGGTAAAGAAGCACAGTTTCCACTACGCCTGGTGGAAGGGATGCGTCTGAGCGATTACCTCAAACAATTGCGTGAGGCACCGTATGTCAAGCACACGCTGAGCGACGATAAATATACCACCGTGGCACAGGCGCTGGAGCTGGAAAAACCGGAGTGGATTGAAGGCTGGTTCTGGCCAGACACCTGGATGTATACCGCCAATACCACCGATGTTGCGTTACTCAAGCGAGCACACAAGAAAATGCTGAAAGCGGTTGATAGCGCCTGGGAAGGGCGTGCGGACGGTCTACCTTATAAAGATAAAAACCAGCTGGTGACGATGGCATCAATTATCGAAAAAGAAACCGCCGTTGCCAGTGAGCGAGATCAGGTTGCCTCGGTCTTTATCAACCGTTTACGCATTGGTATGCGCCTGCAGACCGACCCGACGGTGATTTACGGGATGGGAGAGCGTTATAATGGCAAACTTTCTCGTGCAGATCTGGAAACGCCAACAGCGTATAACACCTACACCATTACCGGTTTGCCGCCAGGCGCGATTGCTACGCCGGGGGCTGATTCGCTGAAGGCTGCTGCGCATCCGGCAAAAACGCCGTATCTCTATTTTGTGGCCGATGGTAAAGGTGGTCACACGTTTAATACCAATCTTGCCAGTCATAACAAGTCTGTGCAGGATTATCTGAAAGTGCTTAAGGAAAAAAATGCGCAGTAA
- the tmk gene encoding dTMP kinase, giving the protein MRSKYIVIEGLEGAGKTTARNVVVETLEQLGIRDMVFTREPGGTQLAEKLRSLVLDIKSVGDEVITDKAEVLMFYAARVQLVETVIKPALANGTWVIGDRHDLSTQAYQGGGRGIDQHMLATLRDAVLGDFRPDLTLYLDVTPEVGLKRARARGELDRIEQESFDFFNRTRARYLELAAQDKSIHTIDATQSLEAVMDAIRTTVTHWVKEQGE; this is encoded by the coding sequence ATGCGCAGTAAGTATATCGTCATTGAAGGGCTGGAAGGCGCAGGCAAAACCACCGCACGCAACGTGGTGGTTGAGACGCTTGAGCAACTGGGTATCCGCGACATGGTTTTCACTCGGGAACCTGGCGGTACGCAACTTGCCGAAAAGTTAAGAAGCCTGGTGCTGGATATCAAATCGGTAGGCGATGAAGTCATTACCGATAAAGCCGAAGTGCTGATGTTTTATGCCGCGCGTGTACAGCTGGTAGAAACCGTCATCAAACCGGCACTGGCAAACGGCACCTGGGTGATTGGCGATCGCCACGATCTCTCCACTCAGGCGTATCAGGGCGGTGGTCGTGGTATTGACCAGCATATGCTGGCAACGTTGCGTGATGCCGTTCTTGGGGATTTTCGCCCTGATTTAACGCTCTATCTCGATGTTACCCCAGAAGTCGGCCTTAAGCGCGCGCGCGCGCGCGGCGAGCTGGATCGCATTGAGCAAGAGTCTTTTGATTTCTTTAATCGCACCCGCGCCCGCTATCTGGAACTGGCTGCACAAGATAAAAGCATTCACACTATTGATGCAACACAATCGCTGGAAGCCGTCATGGACGCGATTCGCACCACCGTGACTCACTGGGTTAAGGAGCAGGGCGAATGA
- the holB gene encoding DNA polymerase III subunit delta', producing the protein MRWYPWLRPDFEKLVASYQAGRGHHALLIQALPGMGDDALIYALSRYLLCQQPQGHKSCGHCRGCQLMQAGTHPDYYTLAPEKGKNALGIDAVREVTEKLNEHARLGGAKVVWVTDAALLTDAAANALLKTLEEPPAETWFFLATRELERLLATLRSRCRLHYLAPPPEQYAVSWLAREVTMSQEAIITALRLSAGSPGAALGLFQGDTWQAREILCQALAHSVQSGDWYSMLSALNHEQAPARLHWLATLLMDALKCHYGASQVTNVDVPGVVTALANQLSPSRLQAILGDVCQSREQLISVTGVNRELVITDLLLRIEHYLQPGVVLPVPHL; encoded by the coding sequence ATGAGATGGTATCCATGGTTACGACCTGATTTCGAAAAACTGGTAGCCAGCTATCAGGCCGGAAGGGGTCACCATGCGCTACTGATTCAGGCATTACCTGGCATGGGCGATGATGCCTTAATCTACGCTCTTAGCCGTTATTTACTTTGCCAACAACCGCAGGGGCACAAAAGTTGTGGTCATTGTCGCGGATGCCAGTTGATGCAGGCGGGGACGCATCCCGATTATTACACTCTTGCTCCCGAAAAAGGGAAGAATGCTCTGGGCATTGATGCCGTGCGTGAAGTCACTGAAAAGCTGAATGAACACGCACGATTAGGCGGTGCGAAAGTTGTCTGGGTCACTGATGCCGCCTTGCTGACCGATGCTGCTGCCAATGCCTTGCTGAAAACGCTGGAAGAGCCGCCAGCGGAAACCTGGTTTTTCCTCGCTACACGAGAACTTGAACGCTTACTGGCAACACTGCGCAGCCGTTGTCGCTTACATTACCTTGCACCGCCGCCAGAACAGTACGCAGTGAGCTGGCTTGCGCGTGAAGTGACAATGTCACAAGAGGCCATAATAACCGCATTGCGTCTGAGCGCCGGTTCGCCTGGCGCGGCGTTGGGGCTGTTTCAGGGAGATACCTGGCAGGCACGTGAGATACTTTGTCAGGCATTGGCACACAGCGTGCAATCGGGTGACTGGTATTCGATGTTGTCGGCACTGAACCACGAACAAGCTCCGGCGCGTCTGCACTGGTTGGCAACTTTGTTGATGGATGCGCTCAAATGCCATTATGGTGCTTCACAAGTCACCAATGTTGATGTTCCTGGTGTTGTCACCGCACTGGCAAACCAGCTTTCTCCCTCTCGCCTGCAGGCTATACTGGGGGATGTTTGCCAAAGTCGTGAGCAGTTAATTTCTGTCACAGGCGTAAACCGCGAGCTTGTCATCACCGATCTTTTACTGCGTATTGAGCATTACCTGCAACCGGGTGTTGTGTTACCGGTTCCTCATCTTTAA
- a CDS encoding metal-dependent hydrolase, whose amino-acid sequence MFLVDSHCHLDGLNYESLHKDVDDVLAKAAARDVKFCLAVATTLPGYLHMRDLVGERDNVVFSCGVHPLNQNDPYDVEDLRRLATEEGVVALGETGLDYYYTPETKVRQQESFIHHIQIGRELNKPVIVHTRDARADTLAILREEKVTDCGGVLHCFTEDKETAGKLLDLGFYISFSGIVTFRNAEQLRDAARYVPLDRLLVETDSPYLAPVPHRGKENQPAMVRDVAEYMAVLKGVAVEELAQVTTDNFARLFHIDASRLQSIS is encoded by the coding sequence ATGTTTTTAGTCGACTCACACTGCCATCTTGATGGTCTGAATTATGAATCTTTGCACAAGGACGTGGATGACGTTCTGGCGAAAGCCGCTGCGCGCGATGTGAAATTTTGTCTGGCGGTCGCCACGACATTGCCCGGTTACCTGCATATGCGGGATCTGGTCGGCGAACGTGACAACGTCGTTTTTTCTTGCGGCGTGCATCCGCTAAATCAGAATGATCCCTACGATGTGGAAGATTTACGCCGTCTGGCAACAGAAGAGGGCGTTGTTGCGCTGGGTGAAACCGGGCTGGATTATTATTACACGCCGGAAACAAAAGTCCGTCAGCAAGAATCCTTTATTCACCATATCCAGATTGGTCGCGAACTGAACAAGCCGGTTATCGTCCATACGCGTGACGCCCGCGCCGATACGCTGGCTATTCTGCGCGAAGAAAAAGTGACGGATTGTGGTGGCGTACTACACTGTTTTACAGAGGACAAAGAAACGGCGGGCAAGTTACTGGATCTCGGATTTTATATCTCCTTTTCCGGCATTGTGACCTTCCGTAATGCGGAACAACTGCGCGATGCCGCGCGTTATGTCCCGCTGGATCGACTCCTGGTGGAAACTGATTCGCCTTACCTGGCGCCAGTGCCACATCGAGGAAAAGAGAATCAACCTGCAATGGTTCGTGACGTTGCAGAATACATGGCTGTGTTGAAAGGTGTTGCCGTTGAAGAACTGGCGCAGGTAACCACCGATAACTTCGCCCGTCTGTTTCACATCGACGCTTCCCGCCTTCAGTCCATCAGTTGA
- the ptsG gene encoding PTS glucose transporter subunit IIBC, whose protein sequence is MFKNAFANLQKVGKSLMLPVSVLPIAGILLGVGSANFSWLPAVVSHVMAEAGGSVFANMPLIFAIGVALGFTNNDGVSALAAVVAYGIMVKTMAVVAPLVLHLPAEEIAAKHLADTGVLGGIISGAIAAYMFNRFYRIKLPEYLGFFAGKRFVPIISGLAAIFTGVVLSFIWPPIGSAIQTFSQWAAYQNPVVAFGIYGFIERCLVPFGLHHIWNVPFQMQIGEYTNAAGQVFHGDIPRYMAGDPTAGKLSGGFLFKMYGLPAAAIAIWHSAKPENRAKVGGIMISAALTSFLTGITEPIEFSFMFVAPILYIIHAILAGLAFPICILLGMRDGTSFSHGLIDFIVLSGNSSKLWLFPIVGIGYAIVYYTIFRVLIKALDLKTPGREDATEDAKATGTSEMAPALVAAFGGKENITNLDACITRLRVSVADVSKVDQAGLKKLGAAGVVVAGSGVQAIFGTKSDNLKTEMDEYIRNN, encoded by the coding sequence ATGTTTAAGAATGCATTTGCTAACCTGCAAAAGGTCGGTAAATCGCTGATGCTGCCGGTATCCGTACTGCCTATCGCAGGTATTCTGCTGGGCGTCGGTTCCGCGAATTTCAGCTGGCTGCCAGCCGTTGTATCGCATGTTATGGCAGAAGCAGGCGGTTCCGTCTTTGCAAACATGCCACTTATTTTTGCGATCGGTGTCGCCCTTGGCTTTACCAATAACGATGGCGTATCCGCTCTTGCCGCAGTTGTTGCCTATGGCATCATGGTAAAAACCATGGCTGTGGTCGCGCCGCTGGTACTGCATTTACCTGCTGAAGAAATTGCCGCTAAACATCTGGCGGATACTGGCGTACTTGGGGGGATCATCTCCGGTGCGATTGCAGCGTACATGTTTAACCGTTTCTACCGTATTAAGCTGCCTGAGTATCTTGGCTTCTTTGCCGGTAAACGCTTTGTACCGATCATTTCTGGTTTGGCTGCCATCTTTACTGGCGTTGTGCTGTCCTTCATTTGGCCGCCGATTGGTTCCGCAATCCAGACCTTCTCCCAGTGGGCTGCTTACCAGAACCCGGTAGTTGCGTTTGGTATTTACGGCTTCATCGAACGTTGTCTGGTGCCGTTTGGTCTGCACCATATCTGGAACGTACCTTTCCAGATGCAGATTGGTGAATACACCAACGCAGCAGGTCAGGTTTTCCACGGCGATATTCCGCGTTATATGGCGGGTGACCCGACTGCGGGTAAACTGTCTGGCGGCTTCCTGTTCAAAATGTACGGTCTGCCGGCAGCTGCGATTGCTATCTGGCACTCTGCTAAACCAGAAAACCGCGCGAAAGTGGGCGGTATCATGATCTCCGCTGCGTTGACCTCGTTCCTGACCGGTATCACCGAGCCGATCGAGTTCTCCTTCATGTTCGTTGCGCCGATCCTGTACATCATCCACGCGATACTGGCTGGTCTGGCATTCCCAATCTGTATTTTGCTGGGAATGCGCGACGGTACGTCGTTCTCACACGGCCTGATCGACTTCATCGTACTGTCTGGTAACAGCAGCAAACTGTGGCTGTTCCCGATTGTCGGTATTGGTTATGCGATTGTTTACTACACCATCTTCCGTGTGCTGATTAAAGCTCTGGATCTGAAAACGCCGGGCCGTGAAGACGCAACTGAAGATGCGAAAGCTACCGGCACCAGCGAAATGGCACCGGCTCTGGTTGCCGCATTTGGTGGTAAAGAAAACATCACTAACCTCGATGCATGTATTACTCGTCTGCGCGTCAGCGTTGCTGATGTGTCCAAAGTGGATCAGGCTGGCCTGAAGAAACTGGGCGCAGCGGGCGTAGTGGTTGCTGGTTCTGGTGTTCAGGCAATTTTCGGTACTAAATCCGATAACCTGAAAACCGAGATGGATGAGTACATCCGCAACAACTAA